The genomic segment CTCTTTCTATCCCttcaaatatattcttttacttttcttcaaATCATCTCTCCAATCTTTATCATAAAAACCACACCAAGAAAAGTCAATGGACGtcttaaagaaaaaatgataaaaatagagAAGTTGAAATATCGGTTTAGGGTTAACAATAAAACATAAGCATGTTTGTTAGATTTTCTCGTTATCTTTGTATATATACTTGTTTATGTACACATTTTCTTATAACAAGCGAAGATATAGtaacaatattttttctaataatatacagtattaatgaataaattataatttttatttttaatatatataaaaacgaATTTGGTGTCCCCTAAAAATTTGGAGTCAACGATTGGCCACCTAAATTATGTTTGGGGTGAGagattttggttttaaaattttcttttataagtatatatacatttaaaattaaatatataaaatttagtaaaatttgaaagaaatactttatttatatactaatttttgtttatgtaaaaaaaaaattagggaccaaaacCCCTTAAACTCCGCCACTGTTTAGGGTTACCGCTCTTTGTACGAAACCAAGGTTGAtcatatatgtttatattacATGGAGAGTAAACAATAAAACGAAAGATATCCATGATGCAAAAAGGcattctcctttttcaaaacaAGTATTAAATTTTACATGTATAATGTATGAatctacttttttttaagtaattggcatttaattgaaattgattcgaattagaaaaaataaacttgaaataaaattaattttatttaaatttaaagttagaAAACCattaattgaattatataaactaatttaacttacttattttaattatgaagaCAATCAACAACGTCCTATATTATTTCTCTTCATTATAACCATCTAAAAAAAGTGGTTATCACATTACATTGATTTAATAAACCAAATATCTAATccaacactagtgcaaaaaggactttaaacgtctgttattttaggcttttaacgtctgatctctgtccgacgtctatataggtgatgttaatgagacgtcggaccctttaggtcagacgtctctatagacgtccgatccatacaggttagacgtctctgaggttgcttctgactcatggtgattcaagtttacaactttatattttagttgaagagaatgtattgtacatttttttattggatggttttaaaaacgtagtggagggaattggaggagtacaaaacgcaagaaattgCCGCCATAGAACGCTGCCTAAAGACACGagaataactgcaccaaaacccgacgaaaacgcattttaatcggttcaaatgaaagataatgcatcaaagagtgatgtaatcggagtaaaattaatttaaagcggtgcaaaagtgagaaaatgaacctgaaaagtgtaacccgtagagagaaaacgcgacgaagatgatgaacaatgagtgcgcATAACGGCTGTCTTAGGttcacggtgttttaatgccaaaatttagacgtcggttcccccaattaaaagacgtctaaagtgcttcagaagtcggagtggcgggattaGACGTCTAAACGAAGTCAAAaggtgactttttaaatttctggatttagggtttagacgtcggttctcCCAATTAACAGAattctaaagtgcttcagaagacagagtggcgggatcagacatttaaatggagtcaaaaagtaactttttaaatttcagggtttagggtttagacgtccgtttccccaattaacagacgtctaaagtgcttcagaagtcggttccctccataacagacgtctaaatataataaaaaattattattttttttaactttttcgtttagttttggtgtctattcgggggagccgacgtatatgagtatttaaaCGTCGGACCCTTCCatatccgacgtctaaatagttgttttatttatgaaaaatgtcacacgtcattttttacgttgtaTATTCGAGGGTCAGACGTGTAAAAGATAACCTAaggtcttttttgcactagtgcaattaaaattttggtttaattgaattgtttttattaGATGCAATCGGACTCAATTTATTCTTCAATTTATTGAACCTTGAATCAATTAAGTTAAAAGTTGTAATTGTTTTCCAACATTTACTATTTTAAACACTTTTTCGTTagactttaaaaaaaaaaatagatcaTAGTATTTAATgtttacaatttttaataatttgagaTTTCGAACAGATTTAGTTTGATCCCCGTATTATCATATTATCGTATACAAACAAACAAGGCTTTGGGAAAATTAAGGTATACGAAAACTTGATGGAAATGATAAATGCAATTAAACAGAATCAGGTAGGAAAGAAACACAATCGTAAGTAATAAGTGTAAGAACAATACATAAAGAAATTATTCCTAGGGCGGTCGCATAAATCATATATGGCTAAGTAATAGTAGCCACCTTTATTCAATCTATCACAATCATTATTTACGAATAATTTTGTATAAGTATTATATAGATGGATATGGTGGAAGTGACGCATCACATTAACGGGGCAGGGGCCGGTGCATATGCAGTAGGTTCATAGAAGCTGTAATTTTCGTATCTGATATTGCAACTGGGTCTGCCAACCCTAGCACCTATCCTGCTGCTGCAACAAGCTGAGATTTCTGCAATAGCCCCAACCAAGCAGCGGTAGCATTCTTGTTGAGGCAAGTCAGGAGTGCACTGAACAACACCATATATGGTTTGATAATTTGAAGCATCTGCCTTTGCCGCTGCATACTTTCGACGAGAGTCACCTGATGCAGCTATGCCTGTTAGAATCCTCAGCAAGTTGTTGAGAACTTGATTGAACTGGTACACTTCCGTTGCATTGTTTGCGTTCCACATATAGTACGAAGGTTGAGTTTCCATTAAGCCAAATATTGAGCGGTTTGAGTAGCGCAACATGCACCTGTCATGGTACAAAATAGCCTCTTTCTGGTTTGGACAAAGCTGTGTAAGATTGTCTCTGGCATCGCTGAGGCAACTGCGGCACTCGTCTGGC from the Vigna angularis cultivar LongXiaoDou No.4 chromosome 3, ASM1680809v1, whole genome shotgun sequence genome contains:
- the LOC108325637 gene encoding cysteine-rich receptor-like protein kinase 29 — protein: MAVVSSRSFVCCLLFLFIVVSQASAQYNYVYCDNNEGNYTAGSTYQTNLNTLLSNLTSNTQIDYGFYNFSYGQNSDTVNAIGLCRGDVEPDECRSCLSDARDNLTQLCPNQKEAILYHDRCMLRYSNRSIFGLMETQPSYYMWNANNATEVYQFNQVLNNLLRILTGIAASGDSRRKYAAAKADASNYQTIYGVVQCTPDLPQQECYRCLVGAIAEISACCSSRIGARVGRPSCNIRYENYSFYEPTAYAPAPAPLM